The genomic region TCAAACAGCATGATGTAAAAAGCTTCTCTGCGAAATTTGAACTCTATAATTACAAAAGCCAGCAGGTAATTGATATTTCAAAGTCATACGTTATGGACTATGAAATTTACAGTATTGATGAGCTGTTTCTGGATCTTTCAGGCTTCAAATATGTAGACATTCATGAATACTGTTTTAAAATTAAAGATGACATCTATAATAAGGAGAATATTCCCGTAAGCATAGGAATTGCTCCCACCAAAACACTTTGTAAAGTGGCAAACAGGATCGTAAAAGATTTTCCGGAGCAGTTTAACGGAATTTATATCCTCGATACTCCTGAAAAAATTGAGAAAGCCTTAAAATGGCTCCCTATAGAAGATGTCTGGGGAATAGGGCGCAGACTTGCCGTAAAAATGCATGACAGCGGAGTTTACAAAGCCTGGGATCTTCTTCAGAAACCGGAAATGTGGGTTCGGAAAATTATGGGAATTCACGGGGTAAGAATGATTAATGAGCTGAAAGGAATCCGCCAGCTGGAATTGGATTCCCCATCTCCAAAAAAATCCATTGCGGTTACCAGAAGCTTTATGGAAATGCTTACCGCAAAAGAAGAGGTTCGGGAACGTGTGGAAACCTTTGGAATGTACTGTTCAGAAAGGCTCCGTAAACAAAATACATGTTGCAGGATGGTTACTGTTTTCGTTCAGACCAACCGTTTCAGAAAAGACCTGCCCGAATATAGAAATGCCATAACGCAGATTCTTCCCAATCCTACCAATTCCTCTATTTTAATAGGCAGGGTGGTGAATGAGCTTTTTGAAGCCATTTACAGGGACGGATTTCATTA from Chryseobacterium shigense harbors:
- a CDS encoding Y-family DNA polymerase, which translates into the protein MYALVDCNNFFVSCERTLDQSLEGKPVVVLSNNDGCVVSRSKEAKDLGIPMAAPAFKYKELFKQHDVKSFSAKFELYNYKSQQVIDISKSYVMDYEIYSIDELFLDLSGFKYVDIHEYCFKIKDDIYNKENIPVSIGIAPTKTLCKVANRIVKDFPEQFNGIYILDTPEKIEKALKWLPIEDVWGIGRRLAVKMHDSGVYKAWDLLQKPEMWVRKIMGIHGVRMINELKGIRQLELDSPSPKKSIAVTRSFMEMLTAKEEVRERVETFGMYCSERLRKQNTCCRMVTVFVQTNRFRKDLPEYRNAITQILPNPTNSSILIGRVVNELFEAIYRDGFHYKKAGVIVNDFVPEDERLISLFEEDTQNQHLPVMKAMDAMNKKFGKDKVRLGSMSGENTFGRAQLSPEYEAFLKSNTLPEANFRFH